The DNA sequence TTTTGCCTAttatgtattgtcgtcagcttTACGGTTTAAAAACGcatttgttagagagaggttttcatacccttatgaggaatgttcgtttccctctccgaccgatgtgggatcttacaatccaccaccTTGGAGGTTATTATTCTTGTTGGCATACCGCTTggtatctagctctgatatcatttgtaatggccctaACCCACAACTAACAactattgtctgttttggcccattacgtattgtcgtcagtttcacggttttaaaacttgtctCTTAacgagaagtttccacacccttacaaggaatgtttcgtttccctctctaactgatgtgagatcttacaatccaccaccTTGGAGGTCATTgttctcattggcacaccgcccgatatctagctctgataccatttgtaaccgctctAACCCAcaactaacaaatattgtctgttttgacccattacgtatcgtcgtcagtctcacggttttaaaacacgtctcccaaggagaagtttccacagccttataaggaatgtttcgttttcttctccaaccgatgtgggatcttacaatccaccaccTTGGGGGTCATTGtttttactggcacaccgcccagtgtctagctttgatacatttgtaacatccctaACCCACAACTAGCAAACATTGTCTGTTttaacccattacgtatcgtcgtcagtctcacagttttaaaacacgtctcctaaggagaagtttccacacccttatgaggaatgtttcatttccctctccaaccgacgtgggatcttacaattcaccaCATTAGGGGTCACTGTTCTCGTCGGCACACcgccagtgtctagctctgataccatttgtaacagccctaACTTAcaactagcaaatattgtctgttttagcccattacatatcgttttcaatctcacgattttaaaacacgtctcctaaggagaagtttccacacccttatgaggaatgttCTGTTCCCCTCTCTATCCAATACGAGATCTCACAGCTCCATCCGAGATTCTTGAAAGATATCAAATTTCACCCCGAcatctctttcaaaaaaaagcaaaaacccattaacctaatttaaaaaataaaattagaaataataaGTGTGTCGTGACACAagcaaatataaatataaatatgaaggGACAATAATTATGTATTCCATTAAGGAAAAATCAAGCAACTAATAAGAGAGCCAATTTCTAGATTCATATAATGGTATTTGGTGATATTATACTTGGAATgcattataaatataaaatattaattaatattaattaatattaattaaacatattttaaaaaattttaatttcaaaatgcTTTGTGGGGATATTTTTCCATATTCTCAAGGGACATTCAAatgtacttttattttttttattataaaaatttattgtcctcaaactttatattatatttttatatagctttatttaatataaatatccacgaaaCGTCTGCTCATCCGTCCATTTAATAAGTTGATGGTTCGATATTTCATTCTTAAACATAttcgatatatatatttttttaatttaattttgttaattttaataattcacCTTTGAAAATGTTCTCAATTGGGCCTATGCATGAACTTATTGGGCCTATAGTTGTGAGCCCAAAGTGAGAGTCATAGTTGGGCCTTTGTCCTTGATGGACTttagactttttatttatttatttggtgtAATCGTATATCGCAGTGCtcgtgttaggaatcacgacgctcttaagctctcgtgactttatcCAGTGAAGATAGTAccccttacttataaatccatgatcttcTCCCAACAATACTAAACAGTGCTCACGTTTGTCGGGGCTTTCTATTTGATTGTATCGAAAGGCCGGATTTTTCTATTGGGCTAGGTCATTTCGGAGCAAGCGGATCATTTCTGATAAAGAGAATGATACGGAGTTCTTGCGGAGTAGAACCGTGCAGTACCAGACACGAGATAGATCGAACAATGTGAGCTAGACCTAAATGGCTtaccataaataataataataataataataataataaataaactcaaCCGCCGACCAAATTTGACCAACTCAAAGTTTCCAGCTCACTTCCTCTTCTTGTCGTTATCCACTATtggataaattaaaatacatttgGTGCCCACGTGGAAGCCACGGCGACGTGAGAAGCCAGCAAGGCTCCCATATTTGaagtaaagaaataatatatatatatatatatatatatatatatatatatatatatatatttcgacATCCACGGTGTCAATagtgataataatttttttgttactattttaaccttaaaaaattatttatgagtaATAATAATGTGGGCCCAATATGAAGACATGCAAAGCCCAGAATGACGTGGATTTtcggagaaaaataaataaataataatattaaaagtcgCTAACTTAATTTCCAAGTAACTCGAATTCAGCGGGAAGCTTCGTGTTGAATCGGCGTTCCACGTTCACAAGGCTCTTGGAAATCGCCGATTTGTTAAATTACTCAAATACCCTTCTCTCTTATTGAAGTTTCAAAGACGATAACCGACTTTGACTTTGCGAATTCGTAAGGTTATACACGTAATTTTGATTTCGATTGGTGACTGGGAAACGGATACATATGGCAGCACGCTAAGTTTCATCGCCTTGATTCTACTGGTTCTTTCGAAGCGAAATTTCAGTGCCGGCTTTCGATCCCAGAGACTGGTAGAATCCATGGCCTCCTCTAAGCTTCTGATGCATAAGCAATTCAGGAAGAAGATGGTGGAATCGGTTGCGGTTCGGGCTCCTCCGAGGCCTTGTTCGAGAAACCCTATCGATTCCTCCTCTTGTAATCACTTATCCGATTCTTCGCAGTCTTTGATTCAAAACTACTCCAATTTCAAGGCCAGTGGTTTGCCTTCTCGTTTCATGTTCTATCAGGATAGGTTGTGGGTTGATTTCGATACTCGAGTGATTGGAATATTGCGAGCGGGTTTCTCCGACCGGAATCCGGCGATTGAATTGGAAATCGATGGATCGACGTATCTGTTTGATATGTATAGGATGTTACAGATTGATTTGGAAACTGGTAGACAGAGATCGGTTGCTTGGATCGATGAAAATGGGAAGTGTTTTTTCCCCAAAGTCTTTATCGGCGATGAGAGTGAGGGAAATACTCGGAGTTTGTCGAATccgaaaattgaaattgagattAAGATTGACGGGAAGTCCGGGAAACGAAAGAGGGAAGCGATGGAGATgaaggaggaagaaaatgaagtgaGTTCCAGCAATGAACATGTGGAAGTGAAGCCATTGAAAATACCGCGTGTTGTTGCGAATGATTCAGAAGCTCATGTATGGCCGAAGGCGAAGGCGCTGAGTGAAGGAGATAGTGCGTACACGTTGGTAAGCAATTTCTTTCTCCCTTCGATGAAAAAGGTTGATCCCAGTTCAGCAATCACCTCAATTCATCAGTGCACCCGCACTGGGCCATTGGAAAAAGCTCGCCTCGATGTGTTTCAGAAGCAGAATGAGATTACAACTGCTGCTCGTGGTGTGTCCAATATGGTTTATGCATGGTATGGAGCTTCTGCAACAAGTTTGGCGGGAATTTTGGCTCATGGATTTGGGGAGCCTCTTCAGGTGCCTGCCGCCGATACTCATGGAATTGGAGTTTATTTATCTCCATTGGGCTTGCCTCATTTATGGTAATTTGGCTTCGTTTTCGTCTAGCTACTTCTAGTTTATGATTATGTGTTCTCACCATATTCAAATGCACAATTAACTGTGATTCCCAGTTCTACGCTATCAGAGGCCGATGAGGATGGTATAAAACATATGGTTTTATGTCGAGTAATATTGGGTAATGTTGAAAAGGTTGAAGCAGGATCTCAGCAATCCCATCCTTCGAGTACAGAGTTTGACACTGGTGTGGATGATCCAACATGTCCTAAACGGTATATTGTATGGTGTAGTAATATGAACAGACACATTTTACCAGAGTACATAGTGAGTTTCAGATCAAATTATCGTTTGCCAGGTAAATATTCTTATTGATTGGGTTTATTTGCTTTATCCTCTTCACTTTTTTAGTTTCGCTGATGATTCTTTTTTCCAGGTAAGTTGGGGGAATCGACAGATACGAAGTATTCCCTCGTGAAATTACTTTCGAAGATGAAGAATTCGCTGCCTACCTCTAAAGTTCAAGAGGTTGCGACATTGTTTCAGACATTTAAGGTGAGTCTTTGttgtaacttttaaaaagatgCACTCCTATtcactaaaagaaaaaatgaaagggtAAGAGAAGAATGTGAAATAGGACTAAGTAATTGAAGATAATATGATGCTAATTTAGCAACACGCATTTGATCATTACAGGCAGGAAAATTGGGAAAAGATGTTCTTGTTAAAAGGCTGCGATCAATTGCTGGAGATGACATGCTTCTATCCTTAATTCGTGAAATTCGAGAATGTCAATGAGGTTCTTCCAAGTTTTATTTGGAagcatttcaaatttcaatacttGTGCTTTGTCGTTTGATTGAACAAGTTGTCAGATGTTATGATACCAGTAGTTTTAGGAAAGAAAGCTCAATATACAATAGAAAGATAAGAAACATTTGTAATTTTTCCTCAAACACATCTTATGTGCAGAGATTTCCATAGGGTTCATCTTAGCTCTTGATTGCCAATCTTCTATATCCCATTATATTCTTCTACAAGATCGTGTTCGATTTtgaccttttttatttttattttttgaggaAGTTCCACAGTTTAGCGTAAAAATTCGAGGCAAAAAATAAGGATTGTGCCCATGCTCTAACCCACCCATATTTGCACTCATCTGAAATTTGTTTGAA is a window from the Cucurbita pepo subsp. pepo cultivar mu-cu-16 chromosome LG07, ASM280686v2, whole genome shotgun sequence genome containing:
- the LOC111798499 gene encoding probable inactive poly [ADP-ribose] polymerase SRO3 — protein: MASSKLLMHKQFRKKMVESVAVRAPPRPCSRNPIDSSSCNHLSDSSQSLIQNYSNFKASGLPSRFMFYQDRLWVDFDTRVIGILRAGFSDRNPAIELEIDGSTYLFDMYRMLQIDLETGRQRSVAWIDENGKCFFPKVFIGDESEGNTRSLSNPKIEIEIKIDGKSGKRKREAMEMKEEENEVSSSNEHVEVKPLKIPRVVANDSEAHVWPKAKALSEGDSAYTLVSNFFLPSMKKVDPSSAITSIHQCTRTGPLEKARLDVFQKQNEITTAARGVSNMVYAWYGASATSLAGILAHGFGEPLQVPAADTHGIGVYLSPLGLPHLCSTLSEADEDGIKHMVLCRVILGNVEKVEAGSQQSHPSSTEFDTGVDDPTCPKRYIVWCSNMNRHILPEYIVSFRSNYRLPGKLGESTDTKYSLVKLLSKMKNSLPTSKVQEVATLFQTFKAGKLGKDVLVKRLRSIAGDDMLLSLIREIRECQ